From Oncorhynchus mykiss isolate Arlee chromosome 25, USDA_OmykA_1.1, whole genome shotgun sequence, a single genomic window includes:
- the LOC110505651 gene encoding cell division cycle-associated protein 4-like isoform X1: MRYSYQRRTCAIARAKMFPKGTKRKFSDSREEPVAGGEDVNQSSLAAVRMLSSYSLQRQSLLDMSLIKLQLCHMLVEPNLCRSVLIANTVRQIQEEMTQDGTWQIMTQALSAANAAAQCSADRLVATEVLCRQTEAAQGEQVPKPFPVVGSEGCPAEEVLEEEEEAAAAEVGMTMSTVSPQAPTSYLPGTFGMDPCWEEEETGEDDDDDDEEEEEDSEECGSGSEGEERERDSLVEDTRTAEQVFGTFEIKNPAPSPDPALEELFSDVDASYYDLDTVLTGMQSVPKMGPYDLLESLSSHGPSPLSSSTSCRSDLNELDHIMEIIVGS; encoded by the exons ATGCGGTACAGCTACCAGAGAAGGACATGCGCTATTGCA AGAGCCAAAATGTTCCCGAAGGGCACGAAGCGCAAGTTTTCCGACTCCAGGGAGGAACCTGTGGCAGGCGGTGAGGATGTGAATCAGTCGAGTTTGGCAGCTGTGAGGATGCTGTCGTCCTACAGCCTGCAGCGGCAGTCCCTGCTGGACATGTCCCTGATCAAACTGCAGCTGTGCCACATGCTGGTGGAGCCTAATCTGTGCCGTTCGGTGCTGATTGCCAACACGGTTAGGCAAATCCAGGAGGAGATGACCCAGGACGGCACCTGGCAGATCATGACCCAGGCCCTGAGTGCTGCCAACGCTGCTGCCCAGTGCTCTGCAGACCGCCTGGTGGCCACCGAGGTTCTGTGCCGGCAGACAGAGGCAGCCCAGGGGGAGCAGGTCCCCAAGCCCTTCCCAGTGGTGGGTTCAGAGGGCTGCCCTGCGGAGGaggtgttggaggaggaggaggaggcggcggCGGCAGAGGTGGGGATGACTATGTCCACTGTCTCCCCCCAAGCCCCAACCTCCTACCTGCCAGGCACCTTTGGCATGGACCCCTGctgggaagaggaggagacaggtgaagatgatgatgatgatgatgaggaggaggaggaggacagtgaggagtgtgggtctggctcagagggggaggagagggagcgtGACAGCCTGGTGGAGGACACCAGGACAGCAGAGCAGGTCTTTGGCACGTTCGAGATCAAAAACCCTGCGCCCAGCCCCGACCCTGCTCTGGAGGAACTGTTTTCAGACGTGGATGCGTCTTACTACGACCTTGATACAGTGCTGACAGGAATGCAGAGTGTTCCTAAGATGGGGCCCTATGACCTCCTGGAGAGCCTGTCCTCCCATGGGCCCTCACCCCTCAGTTCCAGCACCAGCTGCCGATCAGACCTCAATGAACTGGACCACATCATGGAGATCATAGTGGGCTCCTGA
- the LOC110505651 gene encoding cell division cycle-associated protein 4-like isoform X3, which yields MFPKGTKRKFSDSREEPVAGGEDVNQSSLAAVRMLSSYSLQRQSLLDMSLIKLQLCHMLVEPNLCRSVLIANTVRQIQEEMTQDGTWQIMTQALSAANAAAQCSADRLVATEVLCRQTEAAQGEQVPKPFPVVGSEGCPAEEVLEEEEEAAAAEVGMTMSTVSPQAPTSYLPGTFGMDPCWEEEETGEDDDDDDEEEEEDSEECGSGSEGEERERDSLVEDTRTAEQVFGTFEIKNPAPSPDPALEELFSDVDASYYDLDTVLTGMQSVPKMGPYDLLESLSSHGPSPLSSSTSCRSDLNELDHIMEIIVGS from the coding sequence ATGTTCCCGAAGGGCACGAAGCGCAAGTTTTCCGACTCCAGGGAGGAACCTGTGGCAGGCGGTGAGGATGTGAATCAGTCGAGTTTGGCAGCTGTGAGGATGCTGTCGTCCTACAGCCTGCAGCGGCAGTCCCTGCTGGACATGTCCCTGATCAAACTGCAGCTGTGCCACATGCTGGTGGAGCCTAATCTGTGCCGTTCGGTGCTGATTGCCAACACGGTTAGGCAAATCCAGGAGGAGATGACCCAGGACGGCACCTGGCAGATCATGACCCAGGCCCTGAGTGCTGCCAACGCTGCTGCCCAGTGCTCTGCAGACCGCCTGGTGGCCACCGAGGTTCTGTGCCGGCAGACAGAGGCAGCCCAGGGGGAGCAGGTCCCCAAGCCCTTCCCAGTGGTGGGTTCAGAGGGCTGCCCTGCGGAGGaggtgttggaggaggaggaggaggcggcggCGGCAGAGGTGGGGATGACTATGTCCACTGTCTCCCCCCAAGCCCCAACCTCCTACCTGCCAGGCACCTTTGGCATGGACCCCTGctgggaagaggaggagacaggtgaagatgatgatgatgatgatgaggaggaggaggaggacagtgaggagtgtgggtctggctcagagggggaggagagggagcgtGACAGCCTGGTGGAGGACACCAGGACAGCAGAGCAGGTCTTTGGCACGTTCGAGATCAAAAACCCTGCGCCCAGCCCCGACCCTGCTCTGGAGGAACTGTTTTCAGACGTGGATGCGTCTTACTACGACCTTGATACAGTGCTGACAGGAATGCAGAGTGTTCCTAAGATGGGGCCCTATGACCTCCTGGAGAGCCTGTCCTCCCATGGGCCCTCACCCCTCAGTTCCAGCACCAGCTGCCGATCAGACCTCAATGAACTGGACCACATCATGGAGATCATAGTGGGCTCCTGA
- the LOC110505651 gene encoding cell division cycle-associated protein 4-like isoform X2, whose protein sequence is MLFYRAKMFPKGTKRKFSDSREEPVAGGEDVNQSSLAAVRMLSSYSLQRQSLLDMSLIKLQLCHMLVEPNLCRSVLIANTVRQIQEEMTQDGTWQIMTQALSAANAAAQCSADRLVATEVLCRQTEAAQGEQVPKPFPVVGSEGCPAEEVLEEEEEAAAAEVGMTMSTVSPQAPTSYLPGTFGMDPCWEEEETGEDDDDDDEEEEEDSEECGSGSEGEERERDSLVEDTRTAEQVFGTFEIKNPAPSPDPALEELFSDVDASYYDLDTVLTGMQSVPKMGPYDLLESLSSHGPSPLSSSTSCRSDLNELDHIMEIIVGS, encoded by the exons ATGCTATTTTAT AGAGCCAAAATGTTCCCGAAGGGCACGAAGCGCAAGTTTTCCGACTCCAGGGAGGAACCTGTGGCAGGCGGTGAGGATGTGAATCAGTCGAGTTTGGCAGCTGTGAGGATGCTGTCGTCCTACAGCCTGCAGCGGCAGTCCCTGCTGGACATGTCCCTGATCAAACTGCAGCTGTGCCACATGCTGGTGGAGCCTAATCTGTGCCGTTCGGTGCTGATTGCCAACACGGTTAGGCAAATCCAGGAGGAGATGACCCAGGACGGCACCTGGCAGATCATGACCCAGGCCCTGAGTGCTGCCAACGCTGCTGCCCAGTGCTCTGCAGACCGCCTGGTGGCCACCGAGGTTCTGTGCCGGCAGACAGAGGCAGCCCAGGGGGAGCAGGTCCCCAAGCCCTTCCCAGTGGTGGGTTCAGAGGGCTGCCCTGCGGAGGaggtgttggaggaggaggaggaggcggcggCGGCAGAGGTGGGGATGACTATGTCCACTGTCTCCCCCCAAGCCCCAACCTCCTACCTGCCAGGCACCTTTGGCATGGACCCCTGctgggaagaggaggagacaggtgaagatgatgatgatgatgatgaggaggaggaggaggacagtgaggagtgtgggtctggctcagagggggaggagagggagcgtGACAGCCTGGTGGAGGACACCAGGACAGCAGAGCAGGTCTTTGGCACGTTCGAGATCAAAAACCCTGCGCCCAGCCCCGACCCTGCTCTGGAGGAACTGTTTTCAGACGTGGATGCGTCTTACTACGACCTTGATACAGTGCTGACAGGAATGCAGAGTGTTCCTAAGATGGGGCCCTATGACCTCCTGGAGAGCCTGTCCTCCCATGGGCCCTCACCCCTCAGTTCCAGCACCAGCTGCCGATCAGACCTCAATGAACTGGACCACATCATGGAGATCATAGTGGGCTCCTGA
- the LOC110505652 gene encoding 1-phosphatidylinositol 4,5-bisphosphate phosphodiesterase beta-1 isoform X1 codes for MAGAQPGTHALKLKPLTVPDTLKNGSRFMKWDDDLSTVTPITLTVDPHGYFLHWTDQNKETEFLDITHIKDARTGKSTKTPKEAKLRELLDVGNLVGRIENRLLTVVTGPDMVNITYLNFMALQEEEATEWAEELFSLASNLLSHNMNRETSLEKAYVRLTLQPNSEGRIPVKNIVRMFSTDKKRVETALEHCNLPFGRSNSIPLEDFTPDVYRSFLSHLCPRPELSSVFSQQGAKGAYLSVDQMTEFINERQRDPRLNEILYPPLRPSQTQTLMEKYELIQSLLKQGLITLEGFSRYLVSDENGVIPPEKLDQSEDMTFPLSHYFINSSHNTYLTAGQLAGSSSVEMYRQVMLAGCRCVELDCWKGRTAEEEPVITHGFTMTSEICFKEVIEAIAECAFKTSPFPVILSFENHVDSPKQQAKMAEYCRSIFGDALLIDPLEKYPLESGVPLPSPQELMGKILIKNKKSHKPSAAHGNKQLAEHPANQSAAEEQATDEPSSPNNITAGEIEAEDDDDDDGDDCKKTSDEGTAEEREAIATEEMSTLVNYVQPTKFNSFEASKKVNRSYQMSSFVETKALEHLTKSPVEFVEYNKQQLSRIYPKGTRVDSSNYMPQLFWNAGCQLVALNFQTIDLSMQLNLGMYEYNGKSGYRLKPEFMRRPDKHFDPFAESTVDGIVANTVKVKIISGQFLSDKKVGVYIELDMFGLPVDTRRKALKTKTSQSNAINPVWDEEPIIFKKVVLPTLASLRIAAFEEGGKFIGHRIIPVPAIRPGYRYIGLRNEKNQSLILPAVFVYIEVKDYVPDTFADVIEALSNPIRYVNLLEQRSQQLAALTLEEGEEETSKEIEANADQPGLAEPKANLRSAPLENGLSPSPAVTPRTLTNTPQSATTVVSEPTKPAAKTEDMVQSVLIDMKAATLEELRQHKLIVREQKRHYREMKDVVKRHQKKTLEMVKEQTTKYNQAQNQHTRRHNALLKTKQHGKTRSLSPEGKAELKQFEDGEGQLRELREQQQQQLLELRQEQYYSEKYLKREHIKQMSEKLTTVTEESQNNQMKKLKDICDKEKKDLKKKMDKRRTEKIKEAMTKEKHLVEEGKLEINKSYVNEVVQNIKRLEDAQAKRQERLVEQHKDIQQQILDEKPKLQGAVETEYQEKFCLLPGEIQDFLQNRKEGVKGHVVPRPPTPHDILSEEELEDQRK; via the exons GATCTCTCGACAGTGACACCCATCACCCTGACTGTGGATCCACACGGATACTTTCTTCACTGGACTGATCAGAACAag GAGACAGAGTTTTTAGACATCACCCATATAAAGGATGCCAGAACAGGGAAGAGCACCAAAACACCAAAG GAGGCGAAGCTGCGTGAGCTGCTTGATGTGGGGAACCTGGTCGGTCGTATAGAGAATcgtctgttgaccgtagtcacaGGACCGGACATGGTCAACATCACATACCTCAACTTCATGGCCCTGCAAGAGGAAGAGGCcacg GAGTGGGCTGAGGAGCTGTTCTCTCTGGCATCCAACCTGCTGAGTCACAACATGAACAGAGAAACCAGTCTGGAAAAAGC GTACGTCAGACTGACCTTGCAGCCAAACTCAGAGGGGCGGATCCCAGTGAAGAA CATCGTCCGCATGTTCTCAACAGACAAAAAGAGAGTGGAGACGGCCTTGGAACACTGCAACTTACCCTTTGGACGG AGCAACTCTATTCCCCTTGAGGACTTCACCCCTGACGTTTACAGATCTTTCCTCTCCCACCTCTGTCCTCGGCCAGAACTCAGCTCAGTCTTCTCTCAGCA gGGTGCTAAGGGTGCTTACCTGTCTGTGGATCAGATGACAGAGTTTATTAacgagaggcagagagatccTCGTCTGAATGAGATTCTGTATCCTCCTCTCAGACCCTCTCAGACACAGACCCTGATGGAGAAATATGAACTCATCCAGAGCCTGCTTAAACaag gGCTGATCACATTGGAGGGGTTCAGCAGATACCTGGTGTCTGATGAGAATGGAGTGATTCCGCCTGAGAAGTTAGACCAGTCTGAAGACATGACCTTCCCTCTGTCTCACTACTTCATCAACTCCTCACACAACACCTACCTCACAG cggggcAGCTGGCAGGAAGTTCATCAGTGGAGATGTACCGTCAGGTGATGTTGGCAGGCTGTCGCTGTGTGGAGTTGGACTGTTGGAAAGGACGGACCGCAGAGGAGGAACCAGTCATCACGCACGGCTTCACCATGACCTCAGAGATCTGCTTTAAG GAGGTGATTGAGGCCATTGCTGAGTGTGCTTTTAAAACCTCTCCTTTTCCTGTCATCCTGTCCTTTGAAAACCATGTGGACTC GCCAAAGCAACAAGCCAAGATGGCAGAATACTGTAGGTCAATTTTTGGAGATGCACTACTGATAGACCCACTGGAGAAATATCCT CTGGAGTCTGGGGTACCCTTGCCAAGTCCTCAGGAGCTGATGGGTAAGATCCTCATCAAGAACAAGAAATCCCACAAGCCCTCGGCTGCCCATGGCAACAAGCAACTGGCAGAGCATCCAGCCAATCAGAGCGCAGCAGAGGAACAGGCAACAGATGAACCCTCGTCTCCTAACAACATCACAGCCG GTGAAATAGAGGCTGAAgacgatgacgatgatgatggcGATGACTGTAAGAAGACGTCAGATGAA GGGACAGCAGAGGAACGGGAGGCCATAGCTACAGAGGAGATGTCCACTCTGGTCAACTACGTCCAGCCCACCAAGTTCAACTCCTTCGAGGCTTCCAAAA AGGTTAATCGTAGCTATCAAATGTCATCATTTGTGGAGACTAAAGCTCTGGAGCACCTCACCAAGTCGCCCGTGGAGTTTGTGGA ATATAACAAGCAGCAGTTGAGTCGTATCTACCCTAAAGGCACGAGGGTGGACTCCTCCAACTACATGCCACAACTCTTCTGGAATGCTGGCTGCCAGCTGGTGGCACTCAACTTCCAAACTATAG aCCTGTCTATGCAGTTGAACCTGGGCATGTATGAGTACAATGGGAAGAGCGGCTACAGACTGAAACCAGAGTTCATGAGAAGACCAGACAAACACTTTGACCCGTTCGCTGAGAGCACCGTGGACGGCATAGTGGCCAACACTGTCAAGGTCAAG ATAATCTCAGGCCAGTTTCTGAGCGACAAGAAGGTAGGTGTGTACATAGAGCTGGACATGTTTGGTCTTCCTGTGGACACCAGGAGAAAAGCCCTGAAGACTAAGACGTCCCAGAGCAACGCTATCAACCCAGTCTGGGATGAAGAGCCAATTATCTTCAAGAAG GTGGTTCTCCCCACGTTGGCCTCTCTGAGAATCGCTGCGTTTGAGGAAGGAGGAAAGTTCATAGGTCACCGTATTATCCCTGTGCCAGCCATACGGCCTG GTTATCGCTACATCGGACTGAGGAATGAGAAGAACCAGTCTCTGATTCTGCCTGCTGTGTTTGTCTACATTGAAGTGAAGGACTATGTCCCAGACACCTTTGCAG atgtaATCGAGGCGCTGTCTAACCCCATCCGGTATGTGAATCTCTTGGAGCAGCGATCCCAACAGCTGGCTGCTCTCACtctggaggaaggggaggaggagaccaGTAAAGAG ATTGAGGCTAATGCTGATCAACCCGGGCTTGCTGAGCCAAAAGCCAACCTACGATCTGCTCCTTTGGAGAACGGTCTCAGCCCCAGCCCTGCTGTCACACCCAGAACTCTGACTAATACACCCCAGTCTGCAACTACAG TTGTTTCAGAACCAACCAAACCAGCAGCGAAGACTGAAGACATGGTGCAGAGCGTTCTGATAG ATATGAAGGCGGCCACACTAGAGGAGCTCAGGCAACACAAGCTGATAGTGCGGGAGCAGAAGAGACACTACAGGGAGATGAAGGATGTGGTGAAGAGACACCAGAAGAAGACTTTGGAGATGGTGAAGGAACAGACCACCAAGTACAACCAGGCTCAGAAccaacacacacgcagacacaacgCTCTCCTGAAGACTAAACAACATGGTAAGACAAG aagTTTGTCACCTGAAGGGAAGGCTGAACTGAAGCAGTTTGAGGATGGAGAGGGGCAACTGAGGGAGCTGAgagaacaacaacagcaacagctaCTGGAGTTGAGACAGGAACAATACTACAGTGAGAAATACCTCAAACGAGAACACATCAAACAG ATGAGTGAGAAACTGACTACGGTGACTGAGGAAAGCCAGAACAACCAGATGAAGAAATTAAAAGACATCTGTGACAA AGAAAAGAAAGACCTGAAAAAGAAAATGGACAAAAGGAGAACAGAGAAAATCAAAGAAGCTATGACAAAAGAGAAGCACTTGGTAGAAGA GGGGAAGTTGGAGATCAACAAATCATATGTGAATGAAGTGGTACAGAACATCAAAAGG CTGGAGGATGCTCAGGCAAAACGCCAAGAGAGACTGGTGGAGCAGCACAAAGACATCCAGCAGCAGATTCTTGATGAGAAACCAAAG CTGCAGGGTGCAGTGGAGACGGAGTACCAGGAGAAGTTCTGTCTGTTGCCGGGGGAGATCCAGGACTTCCTGCAGAACAGGAAAGAGGGGGTCAAAGGTCACGTCGTGCCCCGGCCCCCCACCCCCCATGACATACTCTCTGAGGAGGAACTAGAGGACCAGaggaagtga
- the LOC110505652 gene encoding 1-phosphatidylinositol 4,5-bisphosphate phosphodiesterase beta-1 isoform X2, with amino-acid sequence MAGAQPGTHALKLKPLTVPDTLKNGSRFMKWDDDLSTVTPITLTVDPHGYFLHWTDQNKETEFLDITHIKDARTGKSTKTPKEAKLRELLDVGNLVGRIENRLLTVVTGPDMVNITYLNFMALQEEEATEWAEELFSLASNLLSHNMNRETSLEKAYVRLTLQPNSEGRIPVKNIVRMFSTDKKRVETALEHCNLPFGRSNSIPLEDFTPDVYRSFLSHLCPRPELSSVFSQQGAKGAYLSVDQMTEFINERQRDPRLNEILYPPLRPSQTQTLMEKYELIQSLLKQGLITLEGFSRYLVSDENGVIPPEKLDQSEDMTFPLSHYFINSSHNTYLTAGQLAGSSSVEMYRQVMLAGCRCVELDCWKGRTAEEEPVITHGFTMTSEICFKEVIEAIAECAFKTSPFPVILSFENHVDSPKQQAKMAEYCRSIFGDALLIDPLEKYPLESGVPLPSPQELMGKILIKNKKSHKPSAAHGNKQLAEHPANQSAAEEQATDEPSSPNNITAGEIEAEDDDDDDGDDCKKTSDEGTAEEREAIATEEMSTLVNYVQPTKFNSFEASKKVNRSYQMSSFVETKALEHLTKSPVEFVEYNKQQLSRIYPKGTRVDSSNYMPQLFWNAGCQLVALNFQTIDLSMQLNLGMYEYNGKSGYRLKPEFMRRPDKHFDPFAESTVDGIVANTVKVKIISGQFLSDKKVGVYIELDMFGLPVDTRRKALKTKTSQSNAINPVWDEEPIIFKKVVLPTLASLRIAAFEEGGKFIGHRIIPVPAIRPGYRYIGLRNEKNQSLILPAVFVYIEVKDYVPDTFADVIEALSNPIRYVNLLEQRSQQLAALTLEEGEEETSKEIEANADQPGLAEPKANLRSAPLENGLSPSPAVTPRTLTNTPQSATTVVSEPTKPAAKTEDMVQSVLIDMKAATLEELRQHKLIVREQKRHYREMKDVVKRHQKKTLEMVKEQTTKYNQAQNQHTRRHNALLKTKQHGKTRSLSPEGKAELKQFEDGEGQLRELREQQQQQLLELRQEQYYSEKYLKREHIKQMSEKLTTVTEESQNNQMKKLKDICDKEKKDLKKKMDKRRTEKIKEAMTKEKHLVEEGKLEINKSYVNEVVQNIKRLEDAQAKRQERLVEQHKDIQQQILDEKPKGAVETEYQEKFCLLPGEIQDFLQNRKEGVKGHVVPRPPTPHDILSEEELEDQRK; translated from the exons GATCTCTCGACAGTGACACCCATCACCCTGACTGTGGATCCACACGGATACTTTCTTCACTGGACTGATCAGAACAag GAGACAGAGTTTTTAGACATCACCCATATAAAGGATGCCAGAACAGGGAAGAGCACCAAAACACCAAAG GAGGCGAAGCTGCGTGAGCTGCTTGATGTGGGGAACCTGGTCGGTCGTATAGAGAATcgtctgttgaccgtagtcacaGGACCGGACATGGTCAACATCACATACCTCAACTTCATGGCCCTGCAAGAGGAAGAGGCcacg GAGTGGGCTGAGGAGCTGTTCTCTCTGGCATCCAACCTGCTGAGTCACAACATGAACAGAGAAACCAGTCTGGAAAAAGC GTACGTCAGACTGACCTTGCAGCCAAACTCAGAGGGGCGGATCCCAGTGAAGAA CATCGTCCGCATGTTCTCAACAGACAAAAAGAGAGTGGAGACGGCCTTGGAACACTGCAACTTACCCTTTGGACGG AGCAACTCTATTCCCCTTGAGGACTTCACCCCTGACGTTTACAGATCTTTCCTCTCCCACCTCTGTCCTCGGCCAGAACTCAGCTCAGTCTTCTCTCAGCA gGGTGCTAAGGGTGCTTACCTGTCTGTGGATCAGATGACAGAGTTTATTAacgagaggcagagagatccTCGTCTGAATGAGATTCTGTATCCTCCTCTCAGACCCTCTCAGACACAGACCCTGATGGAGAAATATGAACTCATCCAGAGCCTGCTTAAACaag gGCTGATCACATTGGAGGGGTTCAGCAGATACCTGGTGTCTGATGAGAATGGAGTGATTCCGCCTGAGAAGTTAGACCAGTCTGAAGACATGACCTTCCCTCTGTCTCACTACTTCATCAACTCCTCACACAACACCTACCTCACAG cggggcAGCTGGCAGGAAGTTCATCAGTGGAGATGTACCGTCAGGTGATGTTGGCAGGCTGTCGCTGTGTGGAGTTGGACTGTTGGAAAGGACGGACCGCAGAGGAGGAACCAGTCATCACGCACGGCTTCACCATGACCTCAGAGATCTGCTTTAAG GAGGTGATTGAGGCCATTGCTGAGTGTGCTTTTAAAACCTCTCCTTTTCCTGTCATCCTGTCCTTTGAAAACCATGTGGACTC GCCAAAGCAACAAGCCAAGATGGCAGAATACTGTAGGTCAATTTTTGGAGATGCACTACTGATAGACCCACTGGAGAAATATCCT CTGGAGTCTGGGGTACCCTTGCCAAGTCCTCAGGAGCTGATGGGTAAGATCCTCATCAAGAACAAGAAATCCCACAAGCCCTCGGCTGCCCATGGCAACAAGCAACTGGCAGAGCATCCAGCCAATCAGAGCGCAGCAGAGGAACAGGCAACAGATGAACCCTCGTCTCCTAACAACATCACAGCCG GTGAAATAGAGGCTGAAgacgatgacgatgatgatggcGATGACTGTAAGAAGACGTCAGATGAA GGGACAGCAGAGGAACGGGAGGCCATAGCTACAGAGGAGATGTCCACTCTGGTCAACTACGTCCAGCCCACCAAGTTCAACTCCTTCGAGGCTTCCAAAA AGGTTAATCGTAGCTATCAAATGTCATCATTTGTGGAGACTAAAGCTCTGGAGCACCTCACCAAGTCGCCCGTGGAGTTTGTGGA ATATAACAAGCAGCAGTTGAGTCGTATCTACCCTAAAGGCACGAGGGTGGACTCCTCCAACTACATGCCACAACTCTTCTGGAATGCTGGCTGCCAGCTGGTGGCACTCAACTTCCAAACTATAG aCCTGTCTATGCAGTTGAACCTGGGCATGTATGAGTACAATGGGAAGAGCGGCTACAGACTGAAACCAGAGTTCATGAGAAGACCAGACAAACACTTTGACCCGTTCGCTGAGAGCACCGTGGACGGCATAGTGGCCAACACTGTCAAGGTCAAG ATAATCTCAGGCCAGTTTCTGAGCGACAAGAAGGTAGGTGTGTACATAGAGCTGGACATGTTTGGTCTTCCTGTGGACACCAGGAGAAAAGCCCTGAAGACTAAGACGTCCCAGAGCAACGCTATCAACCCAGTCTGGGATGAAGAGCCAATTATCTTCAAGAAG GTGGTTCTCCCCACGTTGGCCTCTCTGAGAATCGCTGCGTTTGAGGAAGGAGGAAAGTTCATAGGTCACCGTATTATCCCTGTGCCAGCCATACGGCCTG GTTATCGCTACATCGGACTGAGGAATGAGAAGAACCAGTCTCTGATTCTGCCTGCTGTGTTTGTCTACATTGAAGTGAAGGACTATGTCCCAGACACCTTTGCAG atgtaATCGAGGCGCTGTCTAACCCCATCCGGTATGTGAATCTCTTGGAGCAGCGATCCCAACAGCTGGCTGCTCTCACtctggaggaaggggaggaggagaccaGTAAAGAG ATTGAGGCTAATGCTGATCAACCCGGGCTTGCTGAGCCAAAAGCCAACCTACGATCTGCTCCTTTGGAGAACGGTCTCAGCCCCAGCCCTGCTGTCACACCCAGAACTCTGACTAATACACCCCAGTCTGCAACTACAG TTGTTTCAGAACCAACCAAACCAGCAGCGAAGACTGAAGACATGGTGCAGAGCGTTCTGATAG ATATGAAGGCGGCCACACTAGAGGAGCTCAGGCAACACAAGCTGATAGTGCGGGAGCAGAAGAGACACTACAGGGAGATGAAGGATGTGGTGAAGAGACACCAGAAGAAGACTTTGGAGATGGTGAAGGAACAGACCACCAAGTACAACCAGGCTCAGAAccaacacacacgcagacacaacgCTCTCCTGAAGACTAAACAACATGGTAAGACAAG aagTTTGTCACCTGAAGGGAAGGCTGAACTGAAGCAGTTTGAGGATGGAGAGGGGCAACTGAGGGAGCTGAgagaacaacaacagcaacagctaCTGGAGTTGAGACAGGAACAATACTACAGTGAGAAATACCTCAAACGAGAACACATCAAACAG ATGAGTGAGAAACTGACTACGGTGACTGAGGAAAGCCAGAACAACCAGATGAAGAAATTAAAAGACATCTGTGACAA AGAAAAGAAAGACCTGAAAAAGAAAATGGACAAAAGGAGAACAGAGAAAATCAAAGAAGCTATGACAAAAGAGAAGCACTTGGTAGAAGA GGGGAAGTTGGAGATCAACAAATCATATGTGAATGAAGTGGTACAGAACATCAAAAGG CTGGAGGATGCTCAGGCAAAACGCCAAGAGAGACTGGTGGAGCAGCACAAAGACATCCAGCAGCAGATTCTTGATGAGAAACCAAAG GGTGCAGTGGAGACGGAGTACCAGGAGAAGTTCTGTCTGTTGCCGGGGGAGATCCAGGACTTCCTGCAGAACAGGAAAGAGGGGGTCAAAGGTCACGTCGTGCCCCGGCCCCCCACCCCCCATGACATACTCTCTGAGGAGGAACTAGAGGACCAGaggaagtga